The DNA region CAGGCTGCTTAAGTCATTTCGTTAGTCCTGAGGAAAGTAAGAAGGAAGatataattagaattttaaatatcttgACAGGCTATCATGATGGACTGAATCTAGCAAGCTTAAATACAACATCACTATCTGATCCAAGAACAGCTAACTCCAGGATGAAAGACATGTGGATTAGTAGGTGGTATACACGAGAAAATTCTTTGGATTTTCTGCAGATAAAACTTAAATTGTGTGAAAAGATGGTATGTTTCTATATTTCCCAAAGTGTAGAGACAGCACAAGGCAAGTGAAAGTCCTCAGGGCTGCAGGTGAGATTGCACCTAACACAGAGTGTTAAATTGTGAATGccatactttaaaaagaatgtgaGATGGCATAAACCACATCCACAGAGAGGAATTACTCCTTTACAACCTCAAATATGGGTTGAACAATCACTTGCTAGAGAGATtgtctataatatttttttcttattttttaatgttcatggAACCTTTGTGatgtctcttatttctttttttttaatatttctttttttttagttttcggtggacataacatctttgtatgtggtgctgaggatcgaacccagaccgcatgcatgccagacgagcgagctaccacttgagccacatccccagccctcttctttcatttctgatattactaatttgagtcttttctcttttttttcttaattagcctggatagaaatttattaatttcactgatcttttaataaaactatatttttattttgttgatttcctcaattggttttctatttttaatgttgttAATTTCTActcaaatttttgttatttattttcttctgcttgcttTGCATTTAATTTACtcttctttcaatttctttaggtggaaactttcttcttttctgatatGTAAGTGCTAGAAATTTCCCTCAAACcactgctttttctgcatcttgcAAACTTTGATAAGTTgcacttacatttttatttaattcaaaatatttaaaaatttctctttggaATTCTTTGACATGTGTACTATTTAAAAGTCTCTTGAGCAAACTTAGGGGAAAAAATCACTTAACTTCTTGGGTCTCATCCCCTCaaactataaaatgaagatatttagaGCTGCTTCAGAATTGGGAGAGTGAATCCAGTAATGTTCAAATACATGGGATAAAACTCAGTGTATGACTCAAACATAATCAGTAGATATTATCAATAATTATGAAAGCTAGAATCTCTTATCTTAGTTTTTATAATTACCTGATCtcttttatattagtttttataATTTGAGATCACAGTTCTATCAGGGCAGGCCTCATGTCCACAAATGGAAATAATTCTTGTCCTGAAAAGTCAGAAGATATTTCTTCATGTTCCCCAAACCTCAGAGAGGGTGACTAAAAAGTTTGTAGATTTTGTCTTTAAAGTGTCCAGCAGTCATGATGTTTCCAgacctctctcttttttgctcAGACCAAGTGTAACTTTTTTCCTTCAATAATTGTTAACCCAATTTTTTATGATTcaatataaatacacaaaaatctttattatttgtatttaccaaacatttctctctctttgttgttATGTTTAAAATCGTGTTTTGACAAAGGGCTTTATTGGGgcacctttcattttatttttatttatttaccagtgACAAATGACATACATATGGCATACATGTGATGTTTTCGTAGATGTACACACTGTAGAATGCTTAGATCAAGCTAATTAACGTACCTCTTACTTCACATACTTATTACACTTTAgtgatgaaaaattttaaatctactctctcagcaattttcaaatatactatatattattattaattatagacACTATGCTGTGCAATAGATCTCCAGAACTGATTTCTCCATCTAACTGAAACTGTATACTGTTTGGCCAGGATCTCCCTATCCCTCACACTCTCACCCCTAGTAACTACCATTATACTCTCAGTAagcttttatttttgcattaaataATAGAAGATAGGAAACGAAGAAATTTGACTAGTAAAGTGCAACAAATTAGTCCAGGATTGGTTTGTTGTGTTGGAATTCTTAAGTCCTTCCTACCACAAACTCTCTTTTTATATTAAGAGTACACATCATTCCTAGGTGGGGAATTCCATTTCAATCCCCTCAGGGATGAGAAAAGCCCTGTTAGCAAAATAGGCTCCCCTACTAACTCAGCAATCCCATCCCCCATTCTGAAACATGAATAGGTAACCAAGGGTCAAGTGATATCTGAAGCCAACAGCAGTGCAATAGACTTCAAGAGCATCCAGGGCAGCTGGGTTTGAAATCATAGGATTTGAAAGATTCTCTAAGAAGAAATGAACAGTAATGATGAAGACAATAGAAAAATCTTAATGATGTGAAGGCAAattaagaagataaaaagagaattaattagaaatgcaaagaaaaaccaGAACTGCCTTTCCTTATCTTTGAGTTCAAGTTTACTGTGAAGTTCAGTAGTGAACAATCTTTCAGCAATCAGGACAATGTAAAATCTGTTGGTTTCTCCATTTTTAGAGGCCAAGTATGAAAGCTCCATGAGCAAGATATTGACagaacttttaataataattaaagaatgGTTTGTAAACATCATTGGCCACATAAATAGCAAGGCTGATTGCATTAGGAAGGCTGATGGtataaggagaaataaaaagttgatttcctcattttacaaaatGAGAGTCTGAAACTGATGAAACAAGTGGAGGGTGTCATGTATTCTTTACCTTTATAAACGTGACCAGTGAAACAATTAAACAGGTAGCTGTCAAatccaggaggagcagggagaggtggAAGAAGTGCAAGAGAGTTTCGTCTTTCTATTTCCAAATGAAGAATTGGCGGATATGTCTACATGTGTAATTAATCAAGAAACAATGATAAAACATATTTTGTCGATGTACACAAGCAACTGCCAGGAAACAGTAGAGACAGTTAAATTATTTGGGAGGTGGGACAGGGAACCTTCTGCTTGTGATTGTATGctcattttcattatttgattttaaaaccatatttatatattaactgaaaaatagaaagtgaagaataccaagtcttttttttttcagagagagtgagagagagagaattttaatatttattttttagttttcggcggacacaacatctttgtttgtatgtggtgctgaggatcgaacccaggccgcatgcatgccaggcgagcgcgctaccgcttgagccacatccccagcccagaatacCAAGTCTTATTAAAGTAGCATTAGAAAGATGGCTAGAAAACATTTAAGACTAATAATATTGAGTggggaaaaaagttataaaacaaacacagtaTTGTGGATTTTCTAGTTCTATGGTGGGGGCATAAACAATTGCTTGACTGAGTTTTAGATACTTTCTTCAGATTACTTGTTGCCTTTGTCTCGAGAGGATCAGATGCAGGCAGTCAAGTTAGGTCAGGCAGGTTCATTTTTCTAGAGTTAATCACCAAGTGCTCCGACTGATCCCTGGTTAGCTCTTTCTATAATTTGGAAAACATagttcttcctctgtctctgtaGATGGCCTGGaaagctgcttttaaaaataataaagtggggctggggatgtggttcaagcggtagcgcgctcgcctggcatgcacggggtgctgggttcgatcctcagcaccacataaaaataaaataaagatgttatgtccactgaaaaaaactaaaaagtaaatattaaaaaattctctctctctctcaaaaataataataataaagcaaagaTACTGGATGGGGGGACATTCCTCCTAAACAGAAAGTCTCAAGACATTCTTGAGTATCAAGCCCTTCCTTTGCAATTCATTCTGGAATCTTCTAGGTTCTCTGCCACAGCATTCTGTCTCATAGCCATtcatgaaataattcattttgctTTGAATTCCTTTACCAAGAGTTGAGAAACCAAAATATTAGAAAGAGATTAAAGTGTTTAAGGTATCAtaccatttttcttaatttaggtAATTCAATAAGCAACATGCACAAACACCCCTTTTCCCAACACCTTATTTAATAGACTTATTCATAAATTGTTCATACCAGTTTGATAAAAAGTTGTCATAAAAAGTGAAGTGCATTTGAACAGAAAAATTCTAGGCATGTTTtgagaaatatgatttttaaaaagcctgacATGAATCCTCTAAATACCCTACCCTCATGTGTAAGGAGGAGAGTCCTTTCCAAACCAAAATTCACTCTGAAACCAAATCTGAAGAACAGATCAAAGAAGCTGCTTTGACTAAagaaataagaggcccagaactACTTATCACACATGGCCAttatttacacacatacacacacacatcccacccATATGTATACGTacacaaaattaatatatatgtatgtttatatgtatgcatttatttatttaaaatcagcttttttttagttgtagatgaacaaatacctttattttatttgtttatttttatgtagtgctggggattgatcccagtgccttacatatgctaggcaagtgctctactactgatctacaaccccagcccctgtatgcatttatatacatatatacatatattcatatatatgtatctccACTTTTAACACTCACAGCCACACACAAAATATCCCCCAACCATGTACACCCCCCCATACACAGCTTGTCCCATATCACATTACACACACTTATTGTACTTTCCAACTACCCCATACTCTGTCTCTCCTCACTATACAACTCCACaatcataaacaaacaaaatatcccCCAACCTCACACACACTATACCACCCATGGCCCATACATTATTCACTAATTCATCATAATATCACATAGACACCCCCTTATGCACATGACATATCCACAACTTACCTCACACACAGACATTCCTTCACATATTACACATCATCCATGCTAAACCCCCACCCACATACTTTACACACGCATACACAGACATCACACACTAAACTGCATATGCATCACGCCACCTCCACACATCCCACACATATGTGGCATACAATAATTAAACCACACCACAAACACTAAAAATGCTACACAGAAAGACCACATACACAACTCACACACATAGTTCTCTAGGCCTCCAGGGTTTCATGAAACATAATTGAAAAATCAATGCCATGGTTGGAagtattgtatttaattttaatgagctattctctcttccttttttcatttttaaaacggTAAAGACCCACTTTGACCAACAATGATAAAAGATTTTTTGGTTAGTTTCCCCAAAGAATATCAGTTTGAATCTGAAATTAGTGCTCATAGCTCttaattcatttttgttctttgaagTTAAATACCACCTAATAATCTTAGTGATCATCCATCAGATCATTAGAAACCCCAGATTATTTCCTGAGATCCATGTCACAAAGGGGAATATACTAATATAATCTTTACAAAGTCACAATAAATGATATGGATTGAAAACACTTAGTTTCACCGGCCAATGGGGCCCAAAGACAAAGATCTGACTTCGTGCTATGTCAACACGGTTCCAAGCCAGTGCCAAGCTCAGCTGATCTGGAGCCGATGCATTGGTTCCTGGAAAGGCAAGAAGTAAGAGTGATTTTTCACTCCATGCCTGGCATCACCTGGGTTAGGCAGGTGCTGGGCAGTGAGCAGATGCTCCCTTTGGAACTAACTGCTGCCTTTGTTTTCACTCCTGATTACTACTAAGGCTCAGGCTAAGCACTCCACATTCTCCAAGAGCTTCCTGAGAAGAAGGTGGAGCCAATCTCTTCCCAATGCCAGCTCTGCATCATCTccatgggaggaacagaggagGAATCTAGTAACTCAAGAGATCATCTGCAAAAGGGCAGGGACTTTGGGATTGCCCAGATATCTGCCAGGCAAGGCCAAGGGGCAACACCCCCTTCAAGAGTACCGAGTCCTTTGGCCCACATGAAGACCAGTGTGGCACTGTCAGGCAGCCAGCCCACAGTGACCTCCTTCTCACGGCCCCAGTCTGGCTGAGAGGCAGGGAAGAAGTATGCATCCCAGAGTAGAAGCTGTCTCACAAGTGCCTGTTCCAAGCCTGTCATTATAGGCAGAATAGGGAAATTGAAAAGAGCCCTGCAGAATGCAGTGATGCAAAGGAACCCCAGTTCATGTTTACACTGTGAATAGAAGCCCTCAATGGACCAGTTACAAATGGAAATGGTTTTGACTTCAGCCCACCATGGTCCATGGGCACCTACAGACCCCTGCTCTTCAGAAACCCATTTGGAGTCTTATTCTAGTGTGGTTTTGTGCTGAGATTACTCCAGGCAGCATAGCTGGCTCAGAGTTCTGAAACCAACAGACACAATCCCCAGGTAGAGAAGACAGAGATGGCCCCAGGCCAGCCTGTCATTGAAAGGACAGGAATCACCGTTTCCTGAGAGCTCACCTTTGAGCAGCGCAGTTAAAATTGCCATCTCCACGTCCTGCTGACCCTCGGAACCCATTCTAAACACAGTGACCTGAAAATACGTGCATTGTGAAGAAAGTTAAAGTCAGAGAGAGAGTTGAAAACAAGAGTCAGGGTAgaggtgctttaaaaaaaaaaaacaaccacagaGACTGATGTGTGATGAGATGATTCAGAGAACTGAACAATTTCAAACCAAGTCTTTTTGATTTCCATCTTCGCTCTTACTGACTGTGAATGCTTGCCTGGATTCTGATTTTATCATTTATGTGATCTGCTCCAACCCTGGAGAAGGGGAAGCCCATTCAGGGTTTACATTCCAATATCCAAATAGCCACCTGAGATGATAAAAGCATATCTAATCTAATAGGACATATTtataggaaatttttaaattaaaaaaatttgaagatgCCTTCTTATTTGCACAAGGAGTCCTCATTTCCTATGAACACAGGAAGTAAGAAGTGGGAAACAATTATGACATTTGGAAAGTGAAATGATTTCAACTTTGTAAGCACATCTAAGGGTGTTATATGCTGTTCTCTCCCAAGTCTTTAAATCTGATTCATATTTTGAAACACTAAGCTGTGTGATGCAACCTCCTATTTGCTAACGTCTGAAAGCACCTGGGACCCGCCGCTGTGTGAGCTTGTTCTGCTTCCATCACGTGGACACAAACCATCAATTTAGTGTGGATTTGTAAACTGCCTCTTGGAAAAGGCTGAACTAAAATATGAACAACTCCATCAAGCACACATGGGCAGAATTAGAAAAGGAAACATAATTCTCTCTGTGGAGATTGTTTGGAAATAAATTCAAGACACTTACGAGTTCTTTCTTCTTCATGCACTCCATTATAATTGCAAACAGCTGATGTGATTGTGTCTTACTGTaattaaatgttttctgaatGGTAACTAGAAGCTGATCCCTGAGGGACTCATTTATTATCCTGTTCAAAGGAAAtgcaaaagagaacaaaacaaagcaagttCAACTCATTTTTTAATCAATCAGACATCTCTATATTcatctgttattttttatttgaaactatTGGAGGAGGGTATCTCTGcacagaagacaaaaaaaaaaaaaaaaaagtcaccgtGGTCAAAAAATGCATTCACACTTGTCTCAAATTCCAGCCTTGTTGTAAACCTTATAAGGAAAATGAAGTTGGAAAGGAGAGTGTTCTGCCAGAGAGAGAATTCCGTCAGAAACAAGATGCTCCTGACAGCTCCCTCACATGCTGACCTTGGGAATGGGAGAGGAGATCTAGCAAATCTTCCTCAGTTAAGCATTTTTGGAATGTCTAAGCAGATCACTTCAGATGTTCTCTTTGGCCTAACAAGGCATTAAGAACCCACCCTTCATCACACATCAGAAATCCTACCCTCCTTCTTCACAGTACTTGTGTGCAAAGGACAAAATATCCGAGGCTCGTCCACTGCCATCACAGACCACCACGGGGACTGGAGGGTCTTCTCGGAGGTATTCCAAGACAATGGAAACCACGTTAGGGCCCCCTTCCACCACGAGGCCCACGACCGGCACACCCTGCCCCAGTCCTGCAACACAAACCACATTCACTGTTCGGACCGATGTTTAGCACCTTTAAACAGTCTCATTTTAATTCCTGAAACATGGTGAAGAGTACAAATTTTTCAACTTGACAGATGCTCCAGGTGGCTTTAGTATTTACCCTGAGGTGGAAAGGAATTCAGGCACATCatgattgttttcatttttgcattCAAACCTTGTATTATGTTCTCACTGGAAAACCCAGAAACTCAaaaatctgaaactttctgaCTCCCCTGTGGTTGAACTCCATGTATAACTCACCTGGCATACAGGTGAGCCCTGAGAAGCACTAGACTATGCTCTGCCCTCTCTGTCCTGCCCTAGGGGTCTGAAATTCCCACCTGACTGGCTTTCCCTTAAAGAATGAAGCAGTGAAAGGGGGTCTAGGCCCAGGAGAGCTCACTTCAGTCCCTGGTCTTTCCCAAAGTagtcttaaataaaaaaataaaaaattgaggatattgctcagtggttaaacacccctgggttcaatccccagtacaaaccaaaactaaaaccaaaaccaaaacaaaacaaaaacacccttTGGGCAATTACCAAACCACCGTGAGACTTAGATGACCATTTGTAAAAGGTGAATAATTACTAAGACCCCCTTCTCTCTTGAAGGAGCAAGAGatctaaaatggaagaaaatctttggcTATCAAAGTATATTGCAAACTTTAAGTAGCATGTAAATATGGTAGGTTGCTGTTATTTTTTCTGCCTTCAGTGCCTACAATAAGGTAGTCCAGGCTGAGCaaccctaatctgaaaatctgaaagcCCATAAGGAGAATGTTTCaactttcagattttggaattttgGATGAGGTATGCTCACCTAGTCTCTGCAAGTATTCCCaaatctgaaaactctgaaatctgaaacaattCAGGTCCAGAGAATTTCAGATTAGGGATAATCATCCCATAAATGATCTTAGAAACAAACCCACTGACTACAATTAGCCCATCGATTAAAGGATTATTCCCTGAGTATTccttctcccttaaaaaaaaatcagataatacGGTTCTCTAAGAACACAATAGTTGCATGCTAATAACTTGTAAAACCAGCAGAATGGGCTCTAGGAAGCAGGAAGTGACAGGGGATTCTAGGAAGCTGGAATTCTGAGTGAGTGGATAGTGACAAATATGCCTTCTCCACAATGTTCAAAGAACTGACCAGGACTGATTATACAGTTGTCCCTCAGTGGTTCCTGGACTTGCTCCTTGTGAATACCAAAATCTGAGGCTACTCAAGTCCTTTGTATAAGATGTTGTACTATCGTATCAAAACTACACAAATCTCCCATACACTTTAAATCATTGTTAGTTGACttacaatacctaatacaatgcaaatactatgtaaataattATTATCCTGTAATggttagggaataatgataaggGGAGAAAAAAGGCTGTACATGTGCAGTAAAGATGCAGTTTTTACTCCTGAATATTTCCCATCTGCAGTTGTTCAAATCCCTGGAGGCAGGGCCCAGGGATATGCAGGGCTGGCTGTACTCTGAGACTATTTCACCAGATGTCTGTTAATGATGGGAATTAATTGATTAACATTAGCAAACAACAACTAAGAAAAGTATCCTTGGTGCCACAGTTCTCAAGAGCTTCACATAAAATCTTCTAGCACAGGTTTTGAGAAGATATGAGAGTTTCAAGTAGGTGAAGTCAGAGTTTGTGGTTTGCTTTCACAATGCATTTCTATGTCAGGGATGCTTAAATAGTTTGAGATATTTTTCTGTCTTGTACAGGAATAATTACAGTTAGGTTCATTTTTAGCAAATAAGCAATGAAAGTCTGTTTTATACCAAGTCCTAAAAAAGAGATACTGGAAAATGGATTGAGATGGCATAAACTCTGCCCTTGAGATTTCCAACCCAAGCTAGGATTGGGGCTTTAAAGCTTCAGTAATATGGTGGCCAAATCACCttcttttctagaaaaataatagaactgTTTCTTCTTGGCTTAGGCTGGACTTCCTGAAGCTGCATGCTGTGGGAGGTGACGACTGAGCACCCCTTTGCTGTCCCTGCCCCACTCAAAGCCCTAGGCAAAGGATGACAAAGGGAAGCCCACAAGTCACATGATCAAGTGAAGTTGGGCAACGTGAAAACTTTCAGgtccagaaaaatttaaaatattaagagcAAAAACCAGTTCAACCAATTTATCCATCAAGATCTGTTGCTCAGAAACCTACAAGTTATTGTAGTAGGTCATCCCCATTCTAACCACTTAAGCAGTATCACAATCCTTTAAATTATGTTCTACAACGACCATTTAACAGGCCTAGATTGCCTTGCACAAAAACCTCACCAGTTAtggtaaaaacaaaatattctttagGATCCTTTAGCAATTGTTTGACAGTAAGGATTGTTGGGAAGAGGGGCATGTCCAAAAAGAGTACACCAGTTATTTTAATTCTAACCAGTTCTTATTGTTTCATCTGGTTGGATTCATATTTTTTATCTCTAGTGTGAGCTCCGATGTCTCCCAGCAGTGGCTATTCCTCCTCGGGATGTGCACCTGAACCAGCAAGGATGATGAAGCAAATGGCCCCTGCAGCCCTCTCTAATAGGTCTTCCCTTCTGGTCATCTTAGTCTGGGTGAGATACTCAGAGTTATAGAGATATTTAATAACGTTTAACACTTATTATTTGATGTAAGAAATCATACTAGATCTTTGAGTGAGAATTGCTTTTTTCCtgttaaagcatttaaaaaataatgacagtaATTACAGGGAAAAAGAACCACAGGGCAACATGATGAGTGCTGCCATCACCATGACAACAACAGCAAGGTTGTTTCTTGCACCAACATGTGAACTTGAAGCAAAACATCACATGGAGCTCAGTGAATTCATGTTGGCAGGTGGCTAAGACATAAGGTCTAAATAAGTCATTTTCTATTGATCTAGCAAGAATCAAGGTTAAAGCTTTCAATAGCCTTGGGCAATTTCCTTCTCGGCTTGGTTTTCATGATCGTGGTGTCAGTCCAGTGGTGGTACTGTGGTCTTGGCTAGAACTTACTTGTGTTAATCTTCTGCAGAGAGATGTGCTTTTCCAGCTGCCTCCGCAGCTTCACCTCAGCACCATATTTGCCCAGGGTGCCATTATCAGCCAGGATGAAGTGAGTGTGAGAGTTGTTGAGCACAGAGAGCTTACTCAGAGGGTTGGACATGGTCTGGTACACTCTTGTTACCTGACAAAATGCACAACATGAATCAGAGCTGCAGAACTTTAATATTAAGACTAATGGGGAAACAAATGGAATACACGTGCTTGTAATGACTACACTTAAACCCATTCTCACTTCTATATCCTACTTATTAAAGGTTTTTTTTCCAATTGCTCTATTAAGACAGCAAAAACAATTGTATACCTAGctatttattacagaaaaatgaaaattcatattaACACAAAATCCTGAACACAAATGTATTTGGAAGCTTCATTCATAATTGACTCACTGCAATGACCCAGAtgtctttcaacagataaatagcCAAACCATCTGTGATAAGTCCATACCTTAAACTAGCACTCAGCAATAACAAGGAAGGAactatttttttagatatttttagttatagatggacccaatacttttattttatttatttatatgtggtgctgaggattgaacccagtgcctcacacatgccaggcaagagctctacaactgagccacacccagccaaGGAAGGAACTATTGATACATATGACAATCTGGAGGGATGTTATGCagagtggaaaaaaattttttccaaagGTTTTATACTGTACGATCCCATTTATGTAATATTCTTGAACTGATAAAATTACAGAGATGTGTGGTacattagtggttgccaggagaTAAGGAGGAAGTGGAGGTGGGAAGGAATTAGATATAGATATTAAAGGGCAACAGAAGGGATCCTTGtgttgatggaaatgttctgtaccTTAACTGTATGTCACTGTCCTGACTGTGATGTGGTGCTATTGCTTTGCAAGATGCAAAACCTGGAGGAATGGGCAAAAGGTGGATGGgagctttcttttttgtttcctacaactgcatgtgaatctataattatcGAAAAATACagacttcagtttttaaaaattgtcaatgTCTTCAGAGAACACACTTACATCTTTTCCAACCAGGTCTTCCTTATTCTCCACCATGCCCCATGGAGCAATTCCTATAGCACAGACCCGGCCTCTGGACTTGGAGGAATGATCTTTCAAGGCATCCCCCACATGGCTGATGACACCTATGAGCAGGGATGAGTCACATTTTAGTCACTTCTAGTTCCCCTCACATCACACCACCCGT from Ictidomys tridecemlineatus isolate mIctTri1 chromosome 5, mIctTri1.hap1, whole genome shotgun sequence includes:
- the Trpm1 gene encoding transient receptor potential cation channel subfamily M member 1 isoform X8; the encoded protein is MLLMWIAPLKAWAPLTQLPALAQGGGWRTPGCTLHTPLLWQGQKAWIEKTFCKRECIFVIPNTKDPNRCCCGQLINQHIPPLPSATPSKNEEENKQAETQPEKWSVSKHTQSYPTDSYGILEFQGGGYFNKAMYIRVSYDTKPDSLLHLMVKDWQLELPKLLISVHGGLQNFEMQPKLKQVFGKGLIKAAVTTGAWIFTGGVSTGVISHVGDALKDHSSKSRGRVCAIGIAPWGMVENKEDLVGKDVTRVYQTMSNPLSKLSVLNNSHTHFILADNGTLGKYGAEVKLRRQLEKHISLQKINTRLGQGVPVVGLVVEGGPNVVSIVLEYLREDPPVPVVVCDGSGRASDILSFAHKYCEEGGIINESLRDQLLVTIQKTFNYSKTQSHQLFAIIMECMKKKELVTVFRMGSEGQQDVEMAILTALLKAPWKSSPSSGY